A window from Rhea pennata isolate bPtePen1 chromosome 1, bPtePen1.pri, whole genome shotgun sequence encodes these proteins:
- the TSC22D1 gene encoding TSC22 domain family protein 1 isoform X3, with protein sequence MNAQCCRPVAMDLGVYQLRHFSISFLSSLLGTDSSSLRLDSSSSGASVVAIDNKIEQAMDLVKSHLMYAVREEVEVLKEQIKELIEKNSQLEQENTLLKTLASPEQLAQFQAQLQTGSPPSSSQSQGTAQQPAQPASQGSGPSA encoded by the exons ATGAATGCCCAATGTTGTAGACCAGTGGCAATGGATCTAGGAGTTTATCAACTAAGACATTTCTCAATTTCCTTCTTATCGTCCTTGCTGGGCACCGACAGCTCCTCCCTGAGGCTCGACAGCAG ctCCTCTGGCGCAAGTGTGGTAGCTATCGACAACAAAATCGAGCAGGCGATG GATCTGGTCAAGAGCCACCTGATGTATGCGGTGAGGGAGGAGGTGGAGGTCCTCAAAGAGCAGATCAAGGAGCTGATAGAGAAGAACTcccagctggagcaggagaaCACACTGCTAAAGACTCTTGCCAGCCCAGAGCAGCTTGCCCAGTTccaggcacagctgcagactGGTTCCCCACCTTCCTCTTCCCAGTCACAAGGGACGGCGCAGCAGCCCGCCCAGCCAGCATCACAGGGGTCAGGGCCCTCCGCGTAG